One Massilia sp. 9096 genomic window carries:
- a CDS encoding response regulator transcription factor encodes MKIAVLDNDNAQAELICQVLNGAGHSCQAFGNGKELLSQLRKDSADLLILDWQVNDVPAPELLRRAKEKMAANTPTMFLAGSSAEDDIVAGVTAGADDYLVKPLRRGELVARTQALLRRAYPSQNGAEMLQFGPYTFETRPGRLTMDGEAIDVTHKEFNLALLFFRNLGRPLSRAYIHESIWVRETAVPSRTMDTHVSRVRNKLQLRPENGYRLVPVYSYGYRLEKLGA; translated from the coding sequence ATGAAAATAGCCGTACTGGACAACGACAATGCCCAGGCAGAACTGATCTGCCAGGTCTTGAATGGCGCGGGACACAGCTGCCAAGCCTTTGGCAACGGCAAGGAACTGCTGTCACAATTGCGCAAGGACAGTGCCGACCTGCTGATCCTGGACTGGCAGGTCAACGACGTGCCGGCGCCGGAGTTGTTACGCCGTGCCAAGGAGAAGATGGCGGCCAACACGCCGACCATGTTCCTGGCCGGCAGCTCGGCCGAGGACGACATCGTGGCCGGCGTCACCGCCGGGGCCGACGATTACCTGGTCAAGCCGCTGCGCCGCGGCGAACTGGTTGCGCGCACCCAGGCGCTGCTGCGCCGTGCCTATCCGTCGCAGAACGGCGCCGAGATGCTGCAGTTCGGCCCCTACACCTTCGAAACCCGCCCTGGCCGGCTGACGATGGACGGCGAAGCGATCGACGTGACGCACAAGGAATTCAACCTGGCCCTGCTGTTTTTCCGCAATCTCGGCCGTCCGCTGTCGCGCGCCTACATCCACGAATCGATCTGGGTGCGCGAAACCGCGGTGCCGTCGCGCACCATGGACACCCACGTCTCGCGCGTGCGCAACAAGCTGCAGCTGCGTCCGGAGAACGGCTACCGCCTGGTGCCCGTCTACAGCTACGGCTACCGGCTGGAAAAGCTGGGTGCATGA